In a genomic window of Persicobacter psychrovividus:
- a CDS encoding sialate O-acetylesterase, which produces MRKFFILFSFICYCFTVNAQSLKMPPIFGDHMVLQSESNAAIWGIARPNQKIKISASWDNAQSVTTVANNEGKWFTHIQTPQAGGPYSLTVKAEKKITLTNVLVGEVWLASGQSNMEMPLKGLYNQPVYQSASMITDPDQPLIRLFDVKNQARNIPTEQFSGQWTMPSPERIANFSAVAYSFAKKLATTLGTPVGIITSDWGGTRVEAWMDRALLSQKFPEVKLPDENPNKAHYQQPTVLYNGMIHPLIPFEIKGVIWYQGESNRNEPWHYTALFSSMIQQWRKKWNKPELPFYFVQIAPLHYKGGVNSAYLREAQLQTVQETPNTSMICIDDLGRSNCIHPPKKIEVGYRLAYFALNRTYQIKGINTDVPTFDYFETKEKNVIVHFKGAPQGFDNFEKEITGFEVAGEDEVFYPAKAHIVWGKLAVSLRCDKVSKPVAVRYNFKNYCEPSLFNTFGLPISSFRSDQWKVAEILP; this is translated from the coding sequence ATGAGAAAATTTTTTATCCTCTTTAGTTTCATTTGTTACTGCTTTACAGTAAATGCGCAATCCTTAAAAATGCCTCCTATATTTGGGGATCATATGGTCTTGCAAAGTGAGTCAAATGCAGCGATTTGGGGCATAGCAAGGCCTAATCAAAAGATTAAGATATCTGCTTCCTGGGATAATGCCCAGTCCGTTACAACGGTAGCCAACAATGAAGGAAAATGGTTTACCCATATTCAAACACCTCAAGCAGGAGGCCCATATTCACTAACAGTTAAGGCAGAAAAAAAAATTACATTGACTAATGTTTTAGTTGGGGAGGTTTGGCTTGCATCAGGACAATCCAATATGGAAATGCCATTAAAAGGATTATATAATCAACCAGTATATCAAAGTGCGAGCATGATTACTGACCCCGACCAGCCACTTATACGTTTGTTCGATGTGAAAAATCAAGCACGTAATATTCCTACTGAACAGTTTTCTGGCCAGTGGACTATGCCTTCACCTGAACGGATCGCAAATTTCAGTGCTGTCGCCTATTCTTTTGCAAAAAAACTGGCTACTACTCTTGGGACGCCTGTTGGTATTATTACCAGTGATTGGGGCGGAACGCGTGTAGAGGCGTGGATGGATCGTGCGTTATTGTCACAGAAATTCCCTGAGGTTAAGCTCCCTGATGAAAATCCAAACAAAGCACATTATCAACAACCGACGGTCCTTTATAATGGGATGATTCATCCTTTGATTCCTTTTGAGATAAAGGGAGTCATTTGGTATCAAGGGGAAAGCAATAGAAATGAACCATGGCATTATACAGCCTTATTTTCATCGATGATTCAGCAGTGGCGGAAAAAATGGAATAAACCTGAATTGCCATTCTACTTCGTTCAAATCGCCCCATTACACTATAAAGGGGGAGTTAACTCAGCATATTTGCGGGAAGCACAATTACAAACAGTACAGGAAACACCAAATACATCGATGATTTGTATCGATGATTTGGGGCGGTCAAACTGTATTCACCCTCCCAAAAAAATCGAAGTGGGGTACAGGTTGGCGTATTTTGCACTAAATAGGACCTATCAAATTAAGGGGATTAATACAGATGTACCTACTTTTGATTATTTTGAAACGAAAGAAAAAAATGTCATTGTTCACTTTAAAGGCGCTCCCCAGGGGTTTGATAATTTTGAAAAAGAAATCACCGGATTTGAGGTCGCAGGTGAAGATGAGGTTTTTTACCCTGCTAAGGCCCATATAGTTTGGGGGAAATTAGCGGTAAGTTTACGGTGTGATAAAGTATCAAAGCCGGTTGCTGTTCGGTATAACTTCAAGAATTATTGTGAACCTTCCTTATTTAATACTTTTGGGCTACCGATTAGCTCGTTTCGATCTGATCAGTGGAAAGTTGCTGAAATTTTACCATAA
- a CDS encoding glycoside hydrolase family protein, protein MNTNFIKFSLIFLFSIGINTIANSQDVMRKRPAGWENLVYGGRFQDRFLPLPDHGQLSSDTWGAQQVLPRHVENGIEDNEYSYWGGNIIKDNGKFQMFVCRWREDEPKGHLAWPKAEVVRAVADNPVGPYRVAQVIGHGHNPELHHLSDGGYFLYVNNFGAHDYYYSDHIDGPWIKKEFKFDARQRPITDHMANNTFTKRPDGSMLMVGRGGDIWISKTGESTYKMVSNGSVYPPYEGKYEDPVVWRTNVQYHLIVNDWLGRIAYYMRSKDGIKWVLDDGEAYMPGIAKQSNGKVEDWYKFERIKVLQDKYGRAYQANFAVCDTIKKQDRGSDNHSSKNISIPLTVGKLITIIGDQKIDDKTKEIKLLIKAENGFNPQTDINIKSLRFGAPQVIDYGGGCTVTKKERLGNDLLLTFKAKGNGFNTDNFAGKLLGSDKDGKLLYAFCRLPWVNYKEPYLSAKYPEISLIENSIKLDIDIENFGLVTSANAKILIEYQQDNQWKELTRSNLSKLKPFESKRVSMWGKKVEDRGKAIKVRVNIISQSETIEILQGKVVIR, encoded by the coding sequence ATGAATACTAATTTTATCAAATTTTCCCTTATTTTTTTATTTTCTATAGGGATAAATACAATAGCTAACTCACAGGATGTTATGCGAAAAAGACCTGCTGGATGGGAGAACCTTGTCTATGGGGGGCGTTTTCAGGATAGGTTTTTACCCTTACCCGACCATGGTCAATTGTCTTCAGATACTTGGGGAGCACAGCAGGTTCTGCCACGACACGTTGAGAACGGAATTGAGGATAATGAATATTCCTATTGGGGTGGAAACATCATCAAGGATAATGGGAAATTTCAAATGTTCGTTTGTCGTTGGCGGGAAGACGAGCCGAAAGGGCATTTAGCCTGGCCCAAAGCGGAGGTAGTTCGAGCCGTTGCAGACAATCCGGTTGGCCCTTATAGGGTTGCTCAAGTCATTGGGCATGGACATAATCCAGAACTTCACCATTTGAGCGATGGGGGCTATTTTTTATATGTAAATAACTTTGGTGCACATGACTATTATTATTCTGATCATATTGATGGCCCGTGGATAAAGAAAGAATTTAAATTTGATGCTCGCCAACGCCCCATTACAGATCATATGGCAAATAATACGTTTACCAAACGTCCTGATGGATCAATGCTGATGGTCGGTAGAGGAGGAGATATATGGATTAGCAAAACAGGTGAGTCAACCTATAAAATGGTAAGTAACGGTTCTGTTTACCCACCATACGAAGGTAAGTACGAGGATCCTGTTGTTTGGCGAACGAATGTACAGTATCATTTGATCGTCAATGATTGGTTAGGGCGAATTGCATACTATATGCGCTCTAAGGATGGAATCAAATGGGTGCTTGATGATGGAGAAGCCTATATGCCCGGTATTGCTAAGCAAAGTAATGGCAAGGTCGAAGATTGGTATAAGTTTGAACGAATTAAGGTGTTACAAGATAAATATGGAAGAGCATATCAGGCAAACTTTGCGGTGTGTGACACCATAAAGAAACAGGACAGAGGCTCAGATAACCACAGCTCAAAAAATATAAGTATTCCCTTAACGGTCGGAAAACTTATCACCATAATTGGGGATCAAAAAATAGACGATAAAACCAAAGAAATCAAGTTGCTCATTAAAGCGGAGAATGGTTTCAACCCTCAAACTGATATAAATATAAAGTCATTGCGTTTTGGAGCTCCTCAAGTAATAGATTATGGTGGTGGTTGTACCGTAACAAAAAAGGAACGTTTAGGAAACGATTTGCTGTTGACCTTTAAAGCTAAAGGTAATGGATTCAATACTGACAATTTTGCTGGTAAACTTTTAGGAAGTGATAAAGATGGTAAATTACTCTACGCATTTTGCAGACTGCCTTGGGTGAATTACAAGGAACCTTACCTGTCGGCAAAATACCCTGAAATATCCTTGATAGAAAACAGTATCAAATTAGATATTGATATTGAAAATTTTGGGTTAGTGACTTCAGCTAATGCTAAAATACTGATTGAGTACCAGCAAGATAACCAATGGAAAGAGCTTACAAGATCGAATCTATCAAAATTAAAGCCCTTTGAAAGTAAAAGGGTCAGTATGTGGGGGAAAAAGGTTGAAGATAGAGGCAAGGCCATCAAGGTAAGGGTGAACATAATTTCCCAGTCAGAAACCATAGAAATCTTACAAGGCAAGGTTGTGATTCGATAG
- a CDS encoding family 16 glycosylhydrolase, which translates to MGFNSQSFAQLTVPKKFYTDSISFDNAPKRLNDKYPLSDQKNSGKWKKNKKFSDEFRDTKLNTKRWQDFSRGWKGRQPTYFDGRNVTIEDGKLTFKINQHGDDPLPEEYTHSSGYIRSKTQFKYGYFEAKIKAMDAPWVTCFWLTNGTPTWWTEIDICENAPGVAGNEHDLNSNIHVFRSPKDQGDVKKHFSRNGKYYIPFDLKQDYHVWGCEWNEKVIRWYLDGVLFREAENTHWHQPLHIILNNESNKWFGCLPDDNRLDGKYQVEYVRVWQSKQVESEVIQ; encoded by the coding sequence TTGGGATTTAACAGTCAATCATTCGCACAACTGACAGTCCCCAAAAAGTTTTATACTGATTCTATTTCCTTCGATAATGCACCTAAACGGCTTAATGATAAATACCCGCTATCGGATCAAAAGAATTCAGGAAAATGGAAGAAGAATAAAAAATTCAGTGACGAATTTAGGGACACAAAATTAAATACCAAACGCTGGCAAGATTTCAGCCGAGGATGGAAGGGCAGACAGCCTACTTATTTTGATGGTCGGAACGTTACGATTGAAGATGGAAAGTTAACCTTTAAGATTAATCAACATGGAGATGACCCATTGCCAGAGGAATATACGCATAGTAGTGGGTATATTCGGAGCAAAACACAATTCAAATATGGTTATTTTGAGGCTAAAATTAAGGCAATGGACGCTCCTTGGGTAACCTGCTTTTGGCTAACAAATGGTACTCCTACTTGGTGGACAGAAATTGATATTTGTGAAAATGCGCCTGGGGTCGCAGGCAATGAGCACGACCTGAATTCGAATATACATGTGTTCAGATCCCCTAAGGATCAAGGGGATGTCAAAAAGCACTTCTCCAGAAATGGTAAATACTATATTCCCTTTGATCTGAAGCAAGACTATCATGTTTGGGGCTGCGAATGGAATGAGAAAGTGATTAGATGGTATTTGGATGGCGTCCTTTTCCGTGAGGCAGAAAATACCCATTGGCATCAACCACTGCATATCATACTGAATAATGAATCTAACAAATGGTTTGGTTGCCTGCCTGATGATAACCGTTTGGACGGTAAGTATCAAGTAGAATACGTGCGTGTTTGGCAATCGAAACAAGTAGAGAGTGAAGTTATTCAATGA
- a CDS encoding glycoside hydrolase family 43 protein, whose product MKLSVLLWGIYFFFTLSVSAQEAPKEFTNPILSGFYPDPSICRVGDTYYMVNSSFEWFPGLPIHKSNDLVNWQLIGYGLSRPTQVEYKDDLQNSKGIFAPTIRYHNGKFYIITTMVGGKGNFIITSDNPEKGWSDPLWIKDAPGIDPSLFWDDDGICYYTGAGIVDGSEGEWPGKNGVWMQQIDPDKGVLLGEKKQLTYGHASNARWAEGPHIYKINGEYLLMLSEGGTNEYHAISVFNSKNILGPYIPNHANPVLTHRHLGENYPIVQTGHADLVQTQNGEWWSVMLAKRKVDGFCTLSRETFLAKVEMTVQESGVTPIFNPKKGLLQSHQPRPNLPYSPVVKQKGVDTFDSPLGLQWNFLKSPKYKWYETKNGHLEISLRKESLIELCNPSFIAQRVKHHDFIAEVKLNFTTDKSNEMAGISVYRMTGNNYQLMKTDNSIILYKVHNQNVNTPNTLQLIAEIPYNSNSVILRLDVTGNIIKFFYGETTKNMVELSTGQDYTILSDEATKRFNGVYVGMYATSQGEESSNQATFKWFNYKVKSNQNIN is encoded by the coding sequence ATGAAGTTGAGCGTATTGCTGTGGGGTATTTATTTCTTTTTCACTTTATCTGTTTCAGCGCAAGAGGCCCCAAAAGAATTCACCAACCCTATCCTTTCAGGTTTTTATCCAGATCCATCTATCTGTCGAGTTGGAGATACTTATTATATGGTGAATTCAAGTTTTGAGTGGTTTCCAGGTTTGCCCATCCATAAAAGTAACGATTTGGTCAATTGGCAATTGATAGGCTATGGGTTATCCAGACCAACTCAAGTCGAGTATAAGGATGATCTACAAAATTCCAAGGGTATTTTTGCTCCTACTATTCGTTACCATAACGGCAAATTCTATATCATTACTACCATGGTAGGAGGGAAGGGAAACTTTATCATTACTTCGGATAACCCTGAAAAAGGGTGGTCTGATCCCTTGTGGATTAAAGATGCACCGGGCATAGACCCTTCTCTTTTTTGGGACGATGACGGAATATGCTATTATACTGGTGCGGGCATTGTTGATGGTAGTGAAGGGGAGTGGCCAGGGAAAAATGGCGTATGGATGCAACAGATTGATCCGGATAAAGGGGTGCTATTAGGTGAAAAGAAGCAACTTACTTACGGACATGCGAGTAATGCACGATGGGCTGAAGGACCACATATTTATAAAATAAATGGAGAGTATTTATTAATGTTGAGCGAGGGTGGTACTAATGAATATCATGCTATCTCGGTATTCAATAGTAAAAATATTTTGGGGCCTTATATTCCAAATCATGCAAACCCTGTTCTAACTCACCGCCATTTAGGAGAGAACTACCCAATTGTTCAAACAGGACATGCAGATCTTGTGCAAACGCAAAATGGGGAATGGTGGAGTGTGATGTTAGCTAAGCGGAAAGTAGATGGATTTTGTACTTTATCGAGGGAGACTTTCCTGGCTAAAGTAGAAATGACCGTTCAGGAATCTGGAGTTACTCCTATTTTCAATCCTAAAAAAGGCCTATTACAATCACATCAGCCAAGACCAAATTTACCCTATAGCCCTGTGGTGAAGCAAAAGGGGGTGGATACTTTTGATAGCCCTTTGGGGCTTCAGTGGAATTTCTTAAAAAGCCCTAAATATAAATGGTACGAAACCAAGAATGGGCATTTGGAGATTTCCTTGCGAAAGGAATCGCTTATCGAATTATGCAACCCATCCTTTATTGCGCAACGTGTTAAGCATCATGATTTTATCGCAGAAGTTAAGCTCAACTTTACAACAGATAAATCCAATGAGATGGCCGGGATTTCTGTTTACAGGATGACAGGGAACAATTATCAATTAATGAAAACTGATAATAGCATTATTTTGTATAAGGTGCATAATCAAAATGTGAATACTCCAAATACATTGCAACTAATTGCTGAGATTCCCTATAACTCAAATTCTGTTATTTTAAGGTTGGATGTTACTGGAAACATAATCAAGTTTTTTTACGGTGAGACGACGAAAAATATGGTTGAATTATCTACTGGACAGGATTACACTATTCTTTCTGATGAAGCAACAAAAAGGTTTAATGGTGTATATGTGGGAATGTATGCAACTTCACAGGGTGAAGAAAGTAGTAATCAGGCGACTTTTAAGTGGTTCAATTATAAAGTTAAAAGTAATCAAAATATAAATTAG
- a CDS encoding family 16 glycosylhydrolase — translation MRKLLFLILFSGCIGQSFAQLSAPKKYYTDSICFDGAPKRLSNKYPLSDQKNMGKWKMNKKFSDEFKGNKLDPKKWQDYCRTWKGRQPTYFDGRNVTVDHGELTFKINQHEKDQLPEGYTHSSGYIRSHTQFKYGYFEAKIKAMDAPWVTCFWMTKGTATWGTEIDICENAPGVAGNEHDLNSNIHVFKSPEDQGNVKKHFYRSKKYYVPFDLKKDYHVWGCEWNQDVIRWYLDGVLFREAENTHWHQPLHIILNNESNKWFGCLPDDNRLNGQYKVEYVRVWQSKLVESDIIQ, via the coding sequence ATGAGGAAATTATTGTTTTTGATTTTGTTTTCAGGCTGCATTGGTCAATCCTTTGCTCAACTTTCAGCACCTAAAAAGTATTATACTGATTCTATATGCTTTGATGGTGCCCCAAAAAGGTTGAGTAATAAATATCCACTATCTGACCAAAAAAACATGGGAAAGTGGAAAATGAATAAAAAATTTAGTGATGAATTTAAAGGGAATAAATTAGATCCGAAAAAGTGGCAGGACTACTGCCGAACATGGAAAGGGAGACAGCCTACCTATTTTGATGGCAGGAATGTAACTGTTGATCATGGTGAATTAACATTCAAGATTAATCAACATGAGAAGGACCAACTACCCGAGGGATATACTCATAGTAGTGGATATATCCGCAGTCACACACAATTTAAATATGGCTACTTTGAAGCTAAGATCAAAGCCATGGATGCTCCTTGGGTCACCTGTTTTTGGATGACAAAAGGAACAGCTACATGGGGTACTGAAATTGATATTTGTGAAAATGCTCCCGGAGTAGCGGGCAATGAGCATGATCTAAATTCTAATATTCATGTATTTAAATCTCCAGAAGATCAGGGGAACGTTAAAAAGCACTTCTACCGAAGCAAAAAATATTACGTGCCATTTGACCTAAAAAAAGACTACCATGTTTGGGGTTGTGAATGGAATCAAGATGTTATACGATGGTATTTGGATGGGGTCCTATTCCGTGAAGCAGAAAATACCCATTGGCATCAACCATTGCATATCATACTGAATAATGAATCTAATAAATGGTTTGGCTGCTTGCCAGATGATAACCGTTTGAATGGGCAATACAAGGTAGAATATGTACGGGTTTGGCAATCAAAATTGGTTGAAAGCGATATTATTCAATAG
- a CDS encoding arylsulfatase, which produces MNSKTKIFVWGAIIAASLSACQQFSETQTKPNVIIVMTDDQGYGDLACLGNEYIKTPNIDQLYNQSTHLTNFHVAPTCAPTRAGLLTGRGANKTGVWHTVMGRSILFPDEVTLSQVFKENGYKTAMFGKWHLGDNSPYLPQDRGFDLALYHGGGGVGQTPDYWGNDYYDDTYFRNGVAEKQSGHSTDVWFDEAISFIKENKDQPFFCYLSTNAPHSPLNVDSKYSEPYKKMGLNNTVSRFYGLITQLDERIGDLRDELDQLNITKNTIFIFMTDNGTAFGASFDKDGNLKSGYNAGMRGTKCSAYEGGHRVPFFIHWPNGNMTESVDMNELTANTDIMPSLIKMCGLTLNQKIDFDGTDIFNASKQQLKDRVLITDSQRIAIPEKYRESSTMWGNWRLIGQHELYDLSTDPGQLNNIADKHPKVMAKLTKAYDEWWADLESQFEKISYITLSLAKPVVLTAHDWFTAEEAGLPWNQNLIRKGIVKTGHWKINVTQAGEYEIALRRWPKETHLKLNDQAPVDHWEFADRPAESVQYQMIKASLQLNEKKWVNDIQPDSQSANFKVYLEVGNYELSANFETSKGQQIGAYYVYAQKSTSTKSF; this is translated from the coding sequence ATGAATTCAAAAACCAAAATATTTGTATGGGGAGCTATAATTGCGGCAAGCCTTTCGGCTTGCCAGCAATTTAGCGAAACTCAAACTAAACCAAATGTCATAATCGTCATGACCGACGATCAAGGTTATGGTGACTTGGCCTGTTTGGGGAATGAATATATCAAAACCCCCAATATCGATCAGTTATATAATCAAAGTACCCACCTGACTAATTTTCACGTTGCTCCTACCTGCGCACCAACTCGAGCAGGACTATTGACAGGGCGCGGAGCGAATAAAACAGGTGTCTGGCATACCGTGATGGGCCGTTCGATCTTATTTCCAGATGAGGTTACCTTATCACAAGTTTTTAAGGAAAATGGTTATAAAACGGCCATGTTTGGGAAATGGCATTTGGGGGATAACTCCCCATACTTGCCACAGGATAGGGGCTTTGATTTAGCCTTGTATCATGGTGGTGGTGGTGTTGGTCAAACCCCCGATTATTGGGGCAATGACTATTATGATGATACCTATTTTCGTAATGGAGTCGCTGAGAAACAGTCCGGGCACAGCACGGATGTTTGGTTTGATGAAGCCATCTCTTTTATTAAGGAGAACAAGGATCAGCCCTTCTTTTGTTACCTTTCAACTAACGCACCACATTCCCCACTAAATGTGGATTCAAAGTATAGTGAACCTTATAAAAAAATGGGTTTGAACAATACTGTTTCAAGATTTTATGGTTTAATCACCCAATTGGACGAACGCATTGGTGATCTTAGGGATGAACTGGATCAATTGAACATAACGAAGAATACCATTTTTATCTTTATGACAGATAACGGTACTGCTTTTGGGGCTTCCTTTGACAAAGACGGTAACCTGAAAAGTGGCTATAATGCAGGGATGAGAGGCACAAAATGCAGTGCTTACGAAGGAGGGCATCGTGTTCCATTCTTTATTCATTGGCCAAATGGCAATATGACTGAGTCAGTGGATATGAATGAATTGACGGCCAATACAGACATCATGCCAAGCTTAATAAAAATGTGTGGCTTAACCCTAAACCAAAAAATTGATTTTGACGGTACAGACATATTCAATGCATCAAAGCAGCAACTAAAAGACAGAGTGTTGATTACAGATTCCCAGCGAATTGCCATACCAGAAAAATACAGGGAATCTTCAACTATGTGGGGAAATTGGAGATTGATTGGTCAACATGAACTATACGATTTATCGACTGACCCAGGACAATTGAACAATATTGCCGATAAGCATCCGAAAGTCATGGCGAAATTGACAAAGGCATATGATGAATGGTGGGCAGACCTCGAAAGCCAGTTTGAAAAAATATCATATATCACCTTAAGCTTAGCAAAACCAGTTGTCCTTACGGCGCACGATTGGTTTACGGCAGAAGAAGCAGGCTTGCCATGGAATCAGAACCTTATCCGAAAGGGGATTGTTAAAACAGGGCATTGGAAAATTAATGTGACCCAGGCGGGGGAGTATGAAATTGCTTTGAGAAGATGGCCCAAAGAGACACATCTGAAACTTAATGATCAGGCTCCAGTAGATCATTGGGAATTTGCCGACCGACCAGCAGAATCAGTTCAATATCAAATGATCAAGGCTTCACTTCAGCTAAATGAAAAAAAATGGGTTAATGATATTCAGCCTGATAGCCAAAGCGCCAACTTTAAAGTCTATTTGGAAGTGGGGAACTATGAGTTATCTGCAAATTTTGAGACTTCTAAGGGACAACAAATTGGAGCTTATTATGTGTATGCACAAAAATCAACATCAACTAAAAGCTTTTAA
- a CDS encoding DNA-binding response regulator, translating to MLNNKVIDENSTLILVVEDNHDMVEFLKINLQSNYRVELAENGIIGLQKTNMLKPDLVLCNKFIPELCGKKLCGMIKKNPATCHIPIILISPYMSDNELIDCFRVGVDGFLSKPIKIGVLLAKIQQLLFNVKLLKRHFYAENLLSTNEEPLSTYDEKLLNRIIHLIDCNLSDETLDIEFMIAELGLSRRQLYRKIRNLTNMSPQELIRLTRLKRAAALIKQGGFRVAEIRFLVGMNSRTTFNRLFKKHFGVSPTEFQLKAATKSD from the coding sequence ATGTTAAATAATAAGGTTATTGATGAAAATTCTACTTTAATATTGGTAGTGGAAGACAACCATGATATGGTTGAGTTTTTAAAAATAAACCTTCAAAGTAATTATCGGGTAGAGTTGGCTGAAAATGGAATTATTGGGCTGCAGAAAACCAATATGCTCAAGCCAGATTTGGTATTGTGCAATAAATTCATACCAGAATTATGTGGAAAGAAATTGTGTGGCATGATAAAGAAAAATCCTGCTACATGTCATATCCCGATCATACTTATTTCTCCTTACATGTCGGATAATGAGCTTATTGATTGTTTTCGGGTAGGGGTTGACGGCTTTCTCTCCAAACCAATCAAGATTGGGGTGTTACTTGCTAAGATTCAACAATTATTGTTTAATGTAAAATTACTTAAGCGTCATTTTTATGCAGAAAATCTATTAAGCACAAACGAGGAGCCATTATCTACTTATGACGAAAAATTATTAAATAGAATTATCCACCTAATTGACTGCAATTTAAGCGATGAAACCTTAGATATTGAATTCATGATAGCGGAATTGGGCTTGAGTAGAAGGCAGCTTTATAGGAAAATACGAAACTTAACCAATATGTCTCCTCAAGAATTAATACGTTTAACAAGACTTAAACGTGCCGCCGCATTAATTAAGCAAGGAGGTTTTAGGGTCGCAGAGATCCGTTTTTTGGTTGGAATGAATAGTCGTACCACATTTAATAGATTATTTAAAAAGCATTTCGGAGTATCACCAACTGAATTTCAATTAAAAGCAGCTACAAAGTCTGATTGA